GGTAGGCATGAAGGATGTTGGAATAACTAATATTAGCTGCAAAACTGTAAACCCAAACACCACCAACATTTCAAATCAATCCACCAAAACCCGAGACGTTGGGATTATCGAGGATACTgctatcaaaattcaaaattatattgTTATCTTTGTGGCCATTCCGTGCGATTGATCTCGTTGGATGACATAAATTATGCTTGAGAAAACATTTAGCTAACAGATTAGCATTTACTACGATGAATTTCAAAATATAAGATACCACTTCATTCACAAGACATAACTTGTTCCTAGCAAGCCACAACCACCAACAAACAACCAAAAAGATAAAGTCATCATTGATGTCATGTCTAATCCAATCGTATAAATTATCTCCTTGGAAGAATAGTGGGTCCATTAATCCAATAGATTTCCTAAAGTGAGTAGAAAATTTATAGTTTCTCGGGCAATGTAGAGTCGTCTCATCGTCCTGATTGGATCTAGGATAGAGATTCGTCTGGAGCATATACCACGATGACACAATATTGATCTGGTAGGAAAATACTTATATAATGTCGTCCAAAGGAAGAACTCCACCTTCTCAAGAGTAGGAATATGCCACACCCACTTCCAAGAGTAATTATTTGTTGTATTCCGAGcaaattaaaatttgttaagcCAGTTATAACCATCTCGAGCAGTATAGATACTGTATAAATTGTCTTTCCATGTTAACCGATCAGGCACCATAGAATTCAAACAAACGAGAATCACTTTTAGATAATCGCAAACAATGAGATGAATAATAGTATATAATAAATTGAAGTTCCAATTCCCATGCAAGTAAACATCATTCACTCTCATTTCTAGATTGTGGAAATCCACATAGAGAACCTGCTTCGCTAATTTTCCTACCTCAAACCAATTGGAAAACCAGAAAGAGGAGATCACATCCCTCAATATAAATTCAAACCCACCTTTAAGAGAAGATAGAGCTATCATAGTTGCATTCTAAGTAACTGGTCTTGATTTCATTTTCATATAAAGGAATGTTTCCTCACTAATATACTTATACTTCAAAACTTGGACCCATATGGAATGACAATCCCGGTGGAAACCCTAAATTAACTTACCTAACCTAGAAGTATTGACCTCTCTTGCTTTTGGAATCCCAAGACACCCATCTTTTTAGGCTTAGTGATTTTATTCCAGCCAGCGAGATGCACACCAGAGTTTGAATTACCTTTCAACAAAATATTCCTAGCCATTCTATCAATAAACTAAGTTGGCTAAGATAGTCAAGCCACTTGAATATAATAATTTGGCATCGATTTTAGGATAGACCTAACCAAAGTCTATGACTAATTTTCTCCTCTAGAAACTCAAAGTTCTTGATTTCAAGACGACCATGCAACATTGAGAAACCTAGGTACTTGCTTGATACATGTGTTGGAGACAATCAAATCTATTTTAATCCTCTTAGTTGTAGCAGAGAAGAACGCCTTTGATTTAGCAGCATTCACTTTAAGGCAATAAAACATGGAAAAACGGTTCAAGATATTAGAAATGATCTTTGTCTGGGATTTAGAAACCTTCACAAAAAGAATAATATcatcaataaaatataaatacgaTAGATGAGGTCCATTACGAGATAACCTAACAGGTTTCCATCGGCCTTCATTGTATTTCCTGATGATTATATGTGACAAGAATTCCATGCAGATAACAAAAAAATTGTGTGAAAGGTTCTCATGTCGTAATCCTCTAGCCGGGACAAAATTTGGTAGTCGTCTCCCATTTAAAAGAATATACTTAGATGAGCTAGTTACATAGTACATGATCAACTTTATAGTAATGGGGGGAAACTCGATTTGCTTCAAACAAAGTCCAAGAAATCCCAATTAACAAGATCATAGGTCTTTTCAAGATCTATTTTGAACATCGTGttagcttttttatttttatatttacgtATAGAATGAATTACTTCTTGAAGGATAATGCATTATTAATTGTCCCTTTACCAAGCAAAAAATAACTCTAGAAGGGTCCAACTAGCTACTTTAATTAAGGACGCAATCTGCTAACCATAACCTTCATAATAAGCTTGTAAATAGTGTTTCATAAACTAATGGGCCTGAATTCCTTAAAATTTTGGGGGCAGTCTACCTTAGGAATTGATACGATAAAAGTCTCAAAACAAGACAAGTGAAATCTACCTATCACAAAAGCATGTGATATAAGTTGGACAACATCATCTCCAACTATATGTCAAAAATGTTTAAAGAAAATACCCTGGAATCCTTTAAGGCTAGGTGCCTTGAAAAGGTGCATTTGATTCAACGCATAAGTAACTTCTTCCCTCGTGTCCTGTTGAGTCAAAAAGTGTTGGGCTTCTTCAGTAAAGATCGAAGCCATAGATTTTTTTTGATAAGCGATCGAAGCCATAGTTGAGTTACCCATACTAGTGCAGATTATATGAGTTTTTGGGCAGAAAATATTATGATCATTACACCAGACGCGGTTGGGAAGATAAAGGCCATGAACTTTATTTCTCTTCAGCCTGATTACCGTCTTGGTATGAAAAAATTTGGTGTTCCGATCTCCTAGTTTAATCCAATCATCTTTAACACTTTGATACCAATGAATCTCCTCTTGCGCAAGGATCTTATCATACTCTTGTTGAAGTTCCCGATGGAGATAAACTAGTATTATCAACTCTATTATCTCCAAAGAGAATTAGATACCCCTGAGTCTCTTCTCAATGTTGTACTTATGTTTTGTGACATTGCCAAAAGTTTCTTTATTAAAAAGGATAGAATCGTGTTGCACATTTTAGAGACAAGTTACAATGCCATTTAAGGATTTTCGTCAAGTAGGCTAGACTATATTGGAGTATTCTTATTGAGTGATCCAAGCCACCTCAAACCTAAAAGGACGTGGCCTGTGATCTTGGAAGGGAAGACCATGCCTAAGGAGAATGGGATTGTGATCATAATGAAATGTACACAACATTTCAACATAAATATAAGGGAAAGCCATGCGCCAAGCAACGTCAACCACTTCCTTATCGAGCTTGCGATCGACCATTCTATTACCAATACAAGGTCTATTCCAAGTGCATTTCCCAATAGATATGTCTACTTCAACTAAACTACATTTATTAATGACATTCAACAAAGCACCTGCCCATGGAATGATTAAAATTATCCCCTTTTATTTCACTTGGATGAATAATGTCGCAAAAGTCTCCAATCAACATACAAGGACCATTGATAGTGTTCCTCAGACTAATGAGGTGGAGCCACAAGTCAAGACGAGAAGTGTCCATGAGACTAGCATAAATGCTAGTTACATACCAAAAGAGAGTTCCCAATGATAGTTACATGTGGTTCCAAAATGGCAGAGTTGGCCTTGATGCGTGGTCTCCTATACGTGTTGGCTGACGCGTGTTTGGGGTAGACTTCTTGCTTGCGCCATTGTAGGAACGACCATCTGCGTCTAATTATTTGGAGCTTTCTTACAATCACGAGATTGATATCCATAACAACCACAACTGGAGCAAATAATGTGAAAACCTTCATACAAGACGGTGTACTAGTGGCCATTAACATTGACCTTTCTCAAAACCACAAGATCAGATCAATCTCCACGCAAATTCTTGCAAACCTTCCCGTCTTTAAATTCAGAGTGTTAGTATCAACCCTTAATAGGAGCACACACTACATATGCCATCCCAAGAAGGTCAATTTTATCATAATATAATAAGTTAAGCCCTGGAAATCGAATCCAAACCAGAGTCTTCTCCACCTTTGCGAGAGGAGATGCAAAGTCTGGAGTCCATCGAGGCAATGTCAAATAATGGTCAAATAACTTCGACGAGCCTTCCCACACAATTTTCTCCCTATTTACGAGCAGTTCACACTTGACCGTAAAGAAACCATTGTCAACGTCCATGATCTCAAAACCTGTGGTAAGTTTCGACATCTTCTTCAATATATCCTTCATCAAATGATAGCCCACATTTTTTCCAAGAAGTTTAATGATTAGCGTCTCCATCCAAGGATTATACAGTTCTTAAAAAGCTTCTCATTCGTGATctttaaatcgtatggttattattaaaagttttcagttctcataataaccaaagttctcatttgatacgtcccttatatatatatatatatatatatatatatatatatatatatatatatatatatatatatatatatatatatatagtcttcctttaaaaaaatcatttgacaGAGCTTCTCTTGTTAAACAAAATGATGTTACGAAAAACATGAACTTGCTTTTTACCATGTGTTCTTAAGCTGTGGAATGTTTCACTTGGAGGTGGTGAGCGAGCATGTCTACCTCATTCAGTTATATCCTGCAAAAATACGCAAAAAACGGGGCAGAGCGAGAAGAGCATTGTTGCCGTGAACTTAAAACTTGATTCATCCTAAAAAAATAAGAGTGATACGAGCTCGCGGGCATTGTGCCTTTAACGTCTAAAGTtacaaaaatttatgttaatcTCTGCATCTACAAAAAGTTTGCAAAAGAATAGGACAAGACAAATCAAACATATTAGAAGATACAAACTTAAAACGTTAATCTACTTCTACCATAACGAAGATGTGtgacatattaaatttattttgccACCCATAATTTCACCTCCCTTCAAGTGGATTCCTCTTAAGAAAACAAAATCaacttttcattttcatttcttaggaaaaaaaaagtttgaaatgACACTATCCAATATAAACAAGAaaaaaacttttcttttttattttgaattacttGTTTTTTGTGAACAGTGCTTTATCATATGTAGTTCATTGATAATCATGTTTTTGAATCTTAACCCAATTCCTCGAGAACAATAGGattaagaaaacataaaaagtTAAAACGTTAAAGTAACAAAGACAAGAAATAGGAGTACATACAACAAGTGCTCATTCAAACTTTAGAAGTTATCAacttagaccatttacaatggtttcaacactcaacacccactttttcaactcccaacactccacatcattttctctctcttccacctaataactcaacactcattcaacttttaccttctccaatggtttttcactcaacaccctaccccaccactttttattttcatattcttatttaaattttatttttatttttataattacataaaattacaattatcgattaaaattaaattaaaataataaatacttaacaaagcatattaaattaaattaaaatacaacacacaagtaacgtaaacactaatagaaagataataataagattaagatagtgaaaattttagtttttttttctgtgtccaaatcaaatgaaccaagtctctatttatagagaaaaaaaaaatcatgaattttggtaaaaaaaataaaataaaaaaaaataatttgcaacgaaataaatgagttcaaagtattaaatggataaaaatctggcCAACCAACCAGCCGCTGCCACGTCAGCCCCTGCGTCAGTTTAcatggtgttgagttttctcaacatctctctcctccaacacacactcaacactacactacacacaccattgcacatgattttgtggtgttgaGTTCAAATAAACCCACCATTGCACATGGTCTTAGTACTCATCAAGCAAGAGTGGTAAGTAACATATGCATAGCCATAAACTTCATTTTATTTAGAATTTCTTTTCATTCAATTATCCACTAAAATACATACAACTTTCGTACCTTTTGATTTGTCCTTTTGTCTCTCTAACTTGCAACCACTCCCACACCGTTACTTCCATTTCTCGGATTTTAGCTCTTGTAAATAACTTTTGTTGGCATCGTGTCGTGTCGTAACTGGTACGACAATTATCCCCAACCATTCATATTAAGTTTCCTAAAGTCCAACGTGAAAGCAACTTCTTGGTTTTGTAGCTTAAGATAACTATATATAATTAAACGCGGACAAATATAAAGAAGTTTGTTTCCAAAAATGTGTGCTTAAGAAACTGCTTTTAGaatttttatgacttttttttaaataaaaataaagaatttaaaataatgttttttttcttactgaaaaaattaataatgttaaatgcGTGTCTATTTCAAGTTATTAAATTACATCCTTTAAAATCATATTTTCGAAATTATTACTCTTAAGAATAATATTCATacgtaagaaagaaaaaaaatcatgaaaaaattaataatgttaaatgcGTGTCTATTTCAAGTTATTAAATTACATCCTTTAAAATCATATTTTCGAAATTATTACTCTTAAGAATAATATTCATacgtaagaaagaaaaaaaaatcatgtgtaaaataaattttgaaaataaaaattatttgagaataattttaaaaacttaaaacaaaccCGAGATTATTGTATTTTCAATATCTTATTCTCAGGAATCTTATTTtgtaacttgaaacaaacacaccctaaattATGGTACTGGTATCCTTAACCAATCTAACACTATAATTTGATATCacgttacttttattttattttaaattaaaatcttaACACAATTTACGCTAAAGATATATGTGTTTATGGGAGACAAAACAGACTCAACTCGTTAGATATGTCCATTTTTTCACACTTTTCTGTAGTGTGGGGCAAACTTTTATGCTCGTAACTTTAAATATGTCCGCTTTGTCACACTCCATTTTTTTTCGGGCACAAACATTTGCATGGAATTTTACATTTTAGAAAAGGTACAAAGTCCACAGACATTATCCGCCCAATTGTTTGCGGTGCAAATCAATATTTTAGATCTGCAGTCTCAATTATGTCAACCCCGATCTAATTTTATGTTAACTTttgcaaaataaatttaaacaggACGGACATACCCAATTGTGAATACCCATCTTAAATTCAAATGTACCAAATAATTtaccatttttttatttcttctaaaGAATTTATTTAAGCACAAAACTACTAAAGTGGAGAAACAAATGATTTAAACTCATTAAATCATTTATGCATATCAAATGTTTTTAaggtgtttttttgttttgttcttattttcatgaataaaaaatacattaacaatataaatattttacaCGTCAATCAATTAAAATCATCGTAATAGTTTAAAATTatgattaatattaatataaaactattttacaatACCAAAACATTAtcattaatgaataaaaaataaacttatttaaaagaaaacacTTGTTTCACGTGGTTGATATGCACTCCAATCCAACTAGTGTATGTAATATTATTCCATGCGGTAGTATAGTAGACTATTTTATTTCAGACTCATAAGTAAAGTATACGCATCCCCCACTAAAACTCTGTTCACTTGATTGTTTTTAATAATGTAAAGTGGTGTTATCAACTTTTAATTGATTTAGATAGTTTTTAATATTAactcttaatttaattttttttacgcgTACACATTACACTTGGTCATGGCAAAAATAGTCTCTCTCACTATGTAAAATATATATTGAAAGTTTAACCATTATTTAAATAGATGAAATAGCGGTGTTCAAATAcaaattgtttaaataaaaattatacattaatttcaaaaaactttaaaatgtaaaaaaagttAAAGATTTTCAATTTATATAAATGTTTATGAGTGAAAGTGAAATTCTtgagattaatttttttaaaacaattcaaacaaatcaaatcaatgcatatattttaatatttatttatttgtgacgCAAATGATATACTCCATCAActtattattagttaataatttatttgtttaaatattattttttaattaatttaattaatatatttttttttatgattttaatttcaaatataatcaattatttttaatatgtaatattaatttttaatatattatatgttacaTATTACacctaatatattattttacattgtttttaaaatataaatattaattaaaaaaattattatttgcaattttgatattaaaaaaaaatccaaattaaacaaataaaaatagattGGATAAATCAGATTTTTTAAATAACCATCGAAAATCAcacaattataattaattttataatgagTTTTTACCTAAAAAATCTATTCAAAGCGTGCATGAACATTGTACCGTAAAAACTTTCTCGTTTAAAAAGTGACTTATGATATACTCCTTTTGTCCCAAGTTATaagttaatttgaaaaaaaaacacaaatataagttattttacaattttaatacaatttaaaaaaactttttttttcaaatatatccTCTATTACTCGTTACTTTTCCTTCTTTCAATTCTcataatttttttcccttctaatTAATGAAAAAACTAATGCAAATTTGTACACAATCTCTATTTTCCGTATAAAATTAATTGTCTTTCTTGATCCgtacaaaatattcaaaatattttataatttgggacggatgAAGTATAAGTTGAATAATACTAAATGGGTTTGTCTAACTTTTTAAATGTATAACTTGTTTAAAAAGTAACATATAACATATGAGTTAGCTAATAATAGAAAGTCACACAGATCACAACACTTGCAAAAACGTAGTATATGTGAATAAACTAAAACCATGGCTATGCCTTTATTAAGTTTCTTTCCAAAACAAAACGGATAGGATAAGATAACGTGATTGGgaaaaaaaattcacataaataaatctTCGCAAATTAGAAACCAAATAATACGCTAATAAAGGAAATTTCTTTCTTATATTCACAAAACGTTAAACACTCATAATCCTTGAATAACATCCAAATACACGCACACATCACACTCCTAATCTAACAACTAATCACAAATTAACTttcataataaacaaataaaattaatcacAATTGAAACACCATGCATGCACCCCTTAATAATAATTTCCAAGAAGCTTCTTATAATTTTGTCTCCACTCTTTGTACTTCTACCTTTCAATATCAACAGGTGAAAAAGTTTTTTTCCCCACATGAATAAAGCTCTTTTGGTTGCCAACTAAGCTTCCCTTTTGATTTTCCACGTCATCATTAAACTTTTCaaattcttctccttcttcttcaatATTCCCCAACGTGAAATACCTAACCTTATTTTCATCGAAGAATTTAGTACAAATCaaatagaaagaaacaccaaaaATGGTGACAAGGATTAAAAACCAACTAAACATGATATTAACAAGTGCAATAGCACGATGAAGTGCTTCATGATCAGAACATCTCACAACTCTATGGCCTTCTTCAAGATTCATAAAACATCCTTTTGATATCAAACTTGGTGTCCAAAGCATGAATCCCATAATCATAAGCCACAAGCCTTGGAAAAATATACTCAAGGATCTCACGAAGCTAACCAAGAAGCTTTTTTGCATGGAGATTCCGAAAAGAGTGGTTGAAAAGGACACAAAGATAAGAGCTTGTAAGAGAAGATGATATTGTCCTTCTGGTCCCATGTGGTCAGATGAATGGAGATGAAAGAGAAGAAATTGTTGGAAAAAAGCTATGGAAGCTAGTAGTTGAGTTAAGGAAGATTTTGATTTGGTTTCGAGTTTATCGAGGATGATGGCGAATACGGCGTAGACGAAGAATGTCATGGAGATCGAAGCGTGTTCGAAGTTGTGGAGATGGTTTGAGGGGATTGTTCCGTCGGGGTCAAAGGGTTGGTGTCGGTCGGGACCGATGAAAAGCTCCATGGAGATTGAAGATATTGTGGCTACCATGATGAGGAGAAGTTCAAGGTATTTGAGTTTGGATGTTGGGAACCATGGTGAGGAAATGTAGGTTTTTGGATTTTGAAGATGGAGTTTGGTGTGGTTGAAAAGGTGCCATAGGCCTATTATTAAGAAACCAAAACCAGGAGCAACATGGCCTACTAGAGTGCCCATAGTTAAGGATGTTTTTTAAGGATGTTTATTTAAGGATGTTTTTTAAGGATGTTTTGGAAGAGGGAATGGAAGAGAGGGTTTGGTTGAATGGAAATGGATAGAGAAAGGGATTGGGGGTTCAAATATTTAAAGAGGGAATTATTTAAGATTGTCTAGAGGGTTCTATGAGTAATTCAAGTCCAAGATTAATTTGTGACTAACTAGGTTGGGAATAAgggtttgttttgttgttttaattttctACATTATGACCAAGTGACGAATGAGATGA
This sequence is a window from Vicia villosa cultivar HV-30 ecotype Madison, WI unplaced genomic scaffold, Vvil1.0 ctg.004221F_1_1, whole genome shotgun sequence. Protein-coding genes within it:
- the LOC131641884 gene encoding uncharacterized protein LOC131641884, with product MGTLVGHVAPGFGFLIIGLWHLFNHTKLHLQNPKTYISSPWFPTSKLKYLELLLIMVATISSISMELFIGPDRHQPFDPDGTIPSNHLHNFEHASISMTFFVYAVFAIILDKLETKSKSSLTQLLASIAFFQQFLLFHLHSSDHMGPEGQYHLLLQALIFVSFSTTLFGISMQKSFLVSFVRSLSIFFQGLWLMIMGFMLWTPSLISKGCFMNLEEGHRVVRCSDHEALHRAIALVNIMFSWFLILVTIFGVSFYLICTKFFDENKVRYFTLGNIEEEGEEFEKFNDDVENQKGSLVGNQKSFIHVGKKTFSPVDIER